A window of Candidatus Tectomicrobia bacterium genomic DNA:
CCTGGAGCAGACCCTGGCGGAGCTCAAAAGCGCGCAGGCGGAGCTGCTCCGGAGCGAGCGGTTGGCCACCGTCGGAAAGCTTGCGGCGGGCGTCGCGCATGAGGTGGGCAATCCTCTCGGATCCATCATGGGAATGGCAGACCTCCTCCTTCGCTGCCAGGGCCGCTCCTGCGACAAGGCGGAGTGCGAGGAATACCTTGAACGGATCAACTCGGAGGTCATGCGGTTGAAGGGGATCATCCGGGCCCTGCTGGATTACGCGCGGCCCGTCCCCGCCCGGCTGGAGCCTCTGGACCTGAACGCCATCGCGGAAAAGACCCTGCCTCTTTTCCGAGTGCAGAAGGCCTACCGCTCCGTCCATGTCCGGACCGAGCTTGCGGATCCCGCTCCCCGCGCCTGGGGGGATGAGACGCTTTTGCAGCAGATATTCTTGAACTTGCTGCTCAACGCGGGCCAAGCCATGCAGGGCGAAGGGAGCCTGCTGATTCGCACGTGCAGCGATCCTCCCGAAGGAAGGGCGGACCTCCGCGTGGGTCCTCTCCGGCCAGGGGAGCGGGGAATCTGCGCTCTGGAGGTGCGCGACGATGGCCCCGGCATCGCCCCTGATTTGCTGCCTCGGATTTTCGAGCCCTTTGTGACCACGCGGGGCGCCGGTGAGGGCATGGGCCTGGGCTTGGCGGTTTGCCTCCGCCTCGTCGAGGAGCTGAAGGGCGCGATCGAGGTGGAAACCCGCCGGGGGGAAGGATCGTCCATCCGGATCTTGCTGCCGGGCGCGGGGACGGCCTTGGAAAAGCCAATCTTGGAGAGGCTCCCCGTTGAATAACCGGGAGCGCCTCCTGGTGGTCGACGACGAAGAGAACATTCGCCTTTTTCTTCGGAAGCTCCTTTCCTCGGAAGGCTATGAAGTGGAAGTCGCGGCGTCCGGCGAAGAGGCGGTGAGCGTTTCGTCGGGAAATCCCTTCGACCTGTTTATCCTCGATCTGTTCCTCCCCGGCCAGGATGGGCTCGCGACCCTACGGAGACTCCGGAGAGGGTCCCCCGACGCGCCCTGCATCATCATCACGGCGCACGGCACCATCCCCTCGGCGGTGGACGCGATCAAGTCGGGCGCCGAGGAATATGTCACCAAGCCGTTCCGGGCGGAGGAGATTCTGCATGCGGTTTCCCGCGCGCTGGAGCGGATACGGCTCTCGCGCGAGGTCGCCCGGCTCCGCAGGGAGCTGGAAGACCGGTATGGCATCGGCGGCTTCATCGGAAAGAGCGTTCGGATCGCCGAGATGCTGCGGCAGGTGGAGCGGGTCGCCGCCTCCGTCGCGCCCGTGCTCATCTACGGAGAGAGCGGAACGGGAAAGGAGCTTCTCGCGCGGGCCATCCATTTCGCCAGCCCGCGCCGGAAAGCCCCCTTCGTGGTCATCGATTGCACGGCGATCCCGGAGAATATCCAGGAAAGCGAGTTGTTCGGGCACGCAAAGGGGGCCTTCACGGGCGCCGTCGCATTGAAGCGGGGCCTCCTCGAGGATGCGGACGGCGGCACCGTCTTCCTGGACGAGGTGGGGGACCTCATGCCCGCCACGCAAGGGAAGCTCTTGCGCGCGCTGCAGCAGGGGACGTTCCGCCGGGTGGGCGACAACCGCCCGATCACTGTCGACGTCCGCGTGGTTTCGGCCACGAACAAGGACCTGGCCGAGGAAATCCGCCATGGGCATTTCCGCGAGGATCTTTTCTATCGTCTCTCCGTCGTCCGCCTGGAGGTTCCTCCGTTGCGGGAGAGGAGAGAGGATATTCCGATTCTTGCGGAGCATTTCCTGGAGAGGGCGGCGAAGCGCGGAGCCTCCAGGCGGAGGATCACCCCCGAAGTCCTGAACGCCCTGCTCGCGTGGGATTGGCCCGGGAATGTGCGGGAACTGGAGAATGCGATTGAGCGGGCGTGTCTTTTGTCGCAGGGCGAGGCGCTCGCGCTGGAGGACTTGCCGCCGGAGGTGACCAAGGGAGCCGGGGAGCTGGAGTTGGGGGAGGGCTCCGGGCGGTATTCGTTGGCCCATGCCCTCGCCCGGATGAGCCGCGGGGTGGAGCGCCAGATGATTTCGCGGGCGCTTTCGGCCTGCAAGGGGAACCGGACGGAGGCCGCCCGGTCTCTCGGCGTCAGCCGCCGAACCCTTTTGTACAAGATGAAACGGCTGCACATTAAGTGAGCCGATGGCATGCGTTCCTCGCGGGCGCCGAAGGAGGCGCGCCGGCGTCCCGCCGCCCGAGGCGGGCCTTCCCCGCGAAAGGCCGCCCGCATCGGCCCTTCCCGAATGCGCATGGCGGGGGCCACCGCTTGATGGCGCCTGCGCGTTCGGCACTTTCGGTGCCCAAAGTTTATAAAAACCTCTGTAAATCCGGCCCATTTCCAATTACGGGGGCAATGCCATGCAAAGCCGGTTTCGATTGCCTTGACAAGATGGAGGACAGTGGCGCATATATAAGAGTATAAGTTCTTGTAGTATTTTTTTGCAAACTCATGATGTCTCACCTTTCATTCGGTGAAAAATATAAGGACTACACGCCGCTGATTTCATTCGGGGAGGGCCGCGGCGGAGGAACGGACAGCGGCTCCGGGAATATGAGCCGCCATGGACAGCGACAGCCGGTTTTCCCGGCGAGATGTGAGATCGCCTTTCGGGCGGAGGGTCGAGGCCGTGAGCTTGAACAGGGCGCGCCTGAAATGGCTGACCATTCTGGCTCCGATTGCATACATGCTCATTCTCTCCGTTTTCTTCCTCACCGAACATACGCATACCAATAAGCAATGGCTCCACAACATCTCCATGACGCTGGGCCTGGGATTGATTGGGGTGGTGCCGTTTTCTCTTTTCGTGTTCCACCGTGTCCGGCTGCAAGAGGAGGAGCTCGTCCGCCGGAGCGAGGCGATGGCCGCGCTCGCGGCCATCGGGAAGGCGATCACGGGTTCCTTCGATCTCGAGGTGAATCTTCGTTCCCTCCTCGAGAGGGCGAGGGCGCTCATGGACGGTGAGGTCGCCGTGCTTTGCCTCGTCAACGGCCGGAGCGCATTGGTCCCCAAGGTCCGCCTCGGTCCCCAGGAAATTTTCAGTGAGCACCCCACCGACAGCGATTCCCCCTCAGGCCGGATGGACTGCATTCCCGGCCACATGAGTTCCCTCGGGATTTCCAGGGAAGATTTGGCGTGCTTCGGAATCAAGGATGGAGCGGTCAGGACGCTCTTGAAGGCGCCCATGCTGAACGAGGGAAAGATCATAGGCGCGCTGTGCATCGCCAGGACGACGTACCGCCTTTTCTCCTCCATCGAGGAGGAGGTGTTGAACGACCTCGCCACTTTGGCCGCCATCGCGGTTGAGAATGCCAGGCTGCAGGAGCAGCTGAAGAGCATGGCGCTGATAGAGGAACGGCAGCGAATCGCCAGGGAGATGCACGATGGGCTGGCGCAGGATCTGGCCTACCTTCACACCAAATTCGCGCATCTCGAGCAAAAGATCGCTTCGAGGCAGATCGACGAGTCCCTGGCCGATCTCAAAGAGATGAAGCAGGTCGCCCGGGAGGCATACGAGGAGGTCCGCCAGGCCATCCACGGCTTCCGAAGCATGGTTCCCCGCGGGCACGGCCTGATCGCCG
This region includes:
- a CDS encoding GAF domain-containing sensor histidine kinase, whose translation is MDSDSRFSRRDVRSPFGRRVEAVSLNRARLKWLTILAPIAYMLILSVFFLTEHTHTNKQWLHNISMTLGLGLIGVVPFSLFVFHRVRLQEEELVRRSEAMAALAAIGKAITGSFDLEVNLRSLLERARALMDGEVAVLCLVNGRSALVPKVRLGPQEIFSEHPTDSDSPSGRMDCIPGHMSSLGISREDLACFGIKDGAVRTLLKAPMLNEGKIIGALCIARTTYRLFSSIEEEVLNDLATLAAIAVENARLQEQLKSMALIEERQRIAREMHDGLAQDLAYLHTKFAHLEQKIASRQIDESLADLKEMKQVAREAYEEVRQAIHGFRSMVPRGHGLIAALTDHLDQIEERSGISMKLAVADDAALRFRPWVEIQLSRIIQEALANVRKHSQAKHAWVAFHAENEVAKVIIRDDGIGFELDGPARVHGRSFGLKIMKERAEEIGGDLFISSEPGQGTTVEVQLPLGS
- a CDS encoding sigma-54-dependent Fis family transcriptional regulator, which produces MNNRERLLVVDDEENIRLFLRKLLSSEGYEVEVAASGEEAVSVSSGNPFDLFILDLFLPGQDGLATLRRLRRGSPDAPCIIITAHGTIPSAVDAIKSGAEEYVTKPFRAEEILHAVSRALERIRLSREVARLRRELEDRYGIGGFIGKSVRIAEMLRQVERVAASVAPVLIYGESGTGKELLARAIHFASPRRKAPFVVIDCTAIPENIQESELFGHAKGAFTGAVALKRGLLEDADGGTVFLDEVGDLMPATQGKLLRALQQGTFRRVGDNRPITVDVRVVSATNKDLAEEIRHGHFREDLFYRLSVVRLEVPPLRERREDIPILAEHFLERAAKRGASRRRITPEVLNALLAWDWPGNVRELENAIERACLLSQGEALALEDLPPEVTKGAGELELGEGSGRYSLAHALARMSRGVERQMISRALSACKGNRTEAARSLGVSRRTLLYKMKRLHIK